ggagtcctggctcctagcccccctgctctaaccactataccccacctggagctggggagagaacccaggagtcctggctcccagcccccctgctctaaccactgcaccccacctggagctggggagagaacccaggagtcctggctcccagcccccctgctctaaccactgcaccccacctggagccggggagagaacccaggagtcctggctcccagcccccccgctctaaccactatacCCCACCTGGCACTATACCCCACctggagccggggagagaacccaggagtcctggctcccagcccccctgctctaaccactataccccacctggagccggggagagaacccaggagtcctggctcccagcccccctgctctaaccactataccccacctggagctggggagagaacccaggagtcctggctcccagcccccctgctctaaccactataccccacctggagctggggagagaacccaggagtcctggctcccagaccccccgctctaaccacgataccccacctggagctggggagaggacccaggagtcctggctcccagcccccccgctctaaccactataccccacctggagctgggagagaacccaggagtcctggctcccagcccctgctctaaccactataccccacctggagctgggagagaacccaggagtcctggctcccagaccccccgctctaaccactataccccacctggagctggggagagaacccaggagtcctggctcccagaccccccgctctaaccactataccccacctggagctggggagagaacccaggagtcctggctcccagcccccccgctctaaccactataccccacctggagctggggagagaacccaggagtcctggctcccagaccccctgctctaaccactataccccacctggagctggggagagaacccaggagtcctggctcccagcccccccgctctaaccactataccccacctggagctggggagagaacccaggagtcctggctcccagcccccccgctctaaccactataccccacctggagctggggagagaacccaggagtcctggctcccagcccccctgctctaaccactataccccacctggagctggggagagaacccaggagtcctggctccctgcccccctgctctaaccactataccccacctggagctggggagagaacccaggagtcctggctcccagcccccccactctaaccactgcaccccacacccctgccggagctgggatagaacccaggcatcttGGGGGTGGGTTTTGTTGGCTGTATCATCCTACTGACCCTCTCCTGTTCCTTGCAGGCGTCGGTGCTCTGGTCTATTTCCTATTACACTTCCCCCCTGGCTATGTTCTACTTGTACCGAAAAGGTAGGGGGCATTGCGCTgccgggagcggggctggggggctcagCCAGAGGTGCTCTCCCCAGCGGTCAGGGCCCccggcagtcagggctggccccagggcagtgCTAGGGGGAGCAGCACtgccgggagccgggctgggggttTCAGCCGGGGGCGCTCTCCTCTGGCCCTCACTTAATTCCCAATTCTGCCTGCCTTAAACATCCCACCCAGCAGTTATCTTTATAGCTGCGATTTCCcgttcacttcctgtcccaaaatGCAGTGGTGTCATTGGGCTACTGCCagaccctgccccacagctgGCTGCGTCTCATGCCAAGTGAGCCATCTCAGTGCAGTGTTACAtgcggctgttccccagctgcttCACCCCAGAGGTTGCTGCATCACTCCAGGCTGATCCCTCCCTGGGGGCGCAGCTTGGGTGCCTGCTGAACCCTGGATAAAGGGACACCTGCCTCTCAACCCCCCGCAGGATACCTGACCATGTCGAAGGTGGTTCCTTTCTCGCACTACGCTGGGACCATGCTGCTCCTTTTGGCCGGGGTCGCCTGCCTGAGAGGTGAGgaatgggggctggtggttagactggggggggctgggagccaggactcctgggttctctccctggctctgggaggggagtgggggctagtggttagagcgggagaggaagggctgggagccaggactcctgggttctttccctggaTATACCAGATGTCTCTAACTCGGTGTCTCTGTCGCAGGCATCGGGCGCTGGACCAACCCCCAGTACATCCAGTTCATCACCATCCTGGAAGATAGCCACCGCATCGGCACCCCGGAAATCAaggtgaagggggtgggggggaccctgACCTCTCCCCTCGCCCCCCTCCCGCTATGCTTGGGGGGAAACAACACAGCCCTCCTTCGAGGGGGTTGTCTCCCATGATCCTCTGCAGCTGCGTCCCACCCAGCTCCCAGGACACCCTGCAGTCCGCTCCTGCCAGCCCGTCACCCATGATGCTtttctgcctctgcttccccctgtgGTCTCCCAGGATGCTCAGGGACCAGCCCTGCCTGTATCTCCCAGGATGCCTTGCTGCCCACTCCCCCGGTGCCATTTCCCATCTCCCATGGTGCCTGTGGCTTCCCTCGGTGCCAGCCCGTTTCCCAGGATGCCTGGCGGCCCGGCCCCTCCGCATTGTACCTCCCGTGGTGCTCGGTTCCCCACGtggcctcccctccctctccatgcTGGGGTTGAGCTCACCTGCCAGGGCagcccccggccagcagggggtgccgacATGCTGCTCACTCTGCCGTGGGGGGTAGCTCAGCACACCCCTCCATCGCTCTCTAGGTCCctctcaccctccttcccctctctctctccttgctgCAGAAGAAACTCGCCAGCTACAACTTCGACTTCAGGAGCTGGCCCGTGGACTTCCGCTGGGACGAGGTCACTAGCCGGTGGGtgtggggaaagaacccaggagtcctggctccccccccccccgctctaaccactagaccccactcccctcccggagccggggggagaacccaggcgtcctggctccccctcccctccccccccggctctaaccactagaccccactcccctcccggagccggggggagaacccaggcgtcctggctcccagcccccgctgtaAGCCCCTTGTTTGCTGCCCCACAGGTCGGACTCCCGGGGCGTCTCGCTGCTGCGGCCGGAGCCCAAACACCGGAGCGCGGCCAACGGCTTCCTCCACGCCATCAAGAAGCTGCCCTGCCAGATCGCCAGGTAGGCTCCGCCCCCTGGcacctgggggaggggcttcACCGGATCCTGGGTTCCCATTGGCTGGAGGGAGGACTGCAGACTGCTTGGAGGGGTTCCTGGAAGCCGGGGAGACCCAAGGCATCATGGGAGTCACGGCGTCAGCCCCAGGGCATCATGGGAGATGCGGGGAAGGGCAGAGAGGACTCCTTGGTGCTGATTGGCCAGATGGTGTGGGGGAGGAACTGGAACATTGAGAGTGTCTCCTGGATGCTGATTGGTCAGCCAGTGGAGGGGGAGGTGGCTTTGGATTGTTGATGGAGGGGTCCTGTCTGCTGATTGGCCACAGGGATGGGAGGGCATGGTGGTTCTGGAATGCTGAGAGGGAAGGATGCTCATTGGCTGAGGGCTGCTGTGTGGGGCTTGGAATGCTGGGAGGGGATCCTGGCTGCTGATTGGCTGGGGGTACAAGTTGGTGGCTTCTGGTTGGTTGACAAGGTGGTAGCTTTGGGATGTTGGAAGAAGGGGTAGAATCCTGGCTTCTGATTGGCTGGAGTGCTCCTTGCTGCCTATTGGCTGAGGGTAAGTGGGACATGGGAATTTTAGGCCATTGGACCTGTGTATCCCAGATCCTGATTGGCTGGGGAGGGATGTCATGTGATTTCATCCCCAAACTGAcctggggggaggctgggtggATTCCCTTCCGAGGGACGGCGCCGCCCCCACCTAccgcctccctctgcccccccagctaCATCGTGGCGCACACGTTCGGGCGCAGGATGCTGTATCCCGGCTCCGTCTACCTGCTGCAGAAAGCCGTCATGCCCATGCTGCTGCAGGGCCAGGCCCGCCTGGTGGAGGAGGTGAGTCCGGGAGGCACAGGATGCagctggggggagagcccagaagtcctggctcccagtcccccctgctctaaccattagcccccattcccctccccgagctggggagagaacccaggagtcctggctcccggcacccccccccacacacacacactccaacccactagcccccactcccctccccgagccggggagagaacccaggagtcctgactttccGGTTTAACCCCTCTCCAATCTCTCCCCCGCTGGCCCAGTACAACGGGAAACGAGCCAAGCTGTTAGCCTGCGATGGCAATGAGATTGACACGATGTTTGTGGACCGTCGGGAAAGCTCCGAGCCCCACGGCAAGAAACTGGTGAGCGTTTCTCCGCTTGGCGGCGGGGGCTCGGTCCAGCCGGGATGTGGGTCGCGCTTACGGGGTTGTGGTCTGGATCCGGAAAGCAGGGGCTCTGGGGGGACAGATCCATGGCCCAGGTGCTCCCCATGGCGATGGGGCGAACCCCGTCCTGGGAGCGGGGCGGATCGAGCAGGAGGTGGCGCAGTGCCGGGCAGACGGCTGGTGGTATAAAGTGCCACTAATTCATAGTGAAAGAGCCGATCACAGGGCACTCGGGCCCGTGGGCTGGAGGCAGCACAAGCCGCTTGGCACCAGCCAGTGGGGATTGGGGGGCCCCCACTTGGCACCACCAGGGGTGATTGGGGGTCTCTCCCTCGGTGTAACGCTTTCCTGTCTCCCGGCCGACAGTGTCCGTAGCAGCTCTGTTCCCGGCGCTGCCTCCTTAGTGCTAAGGGGACACAGCCCAGCTGGGGTCCAAATTTGACCAGGGGGCCCGGCTTCGCACTGTGCTCATAATGCCCCCTCCTGCCAACCACGAGGGTGGGGGAACAACTTGAAAACAGCCCCCTAGCCAAGGCCAGGACTCCCTGCGCCCGCCTGAAATGGAACTGAAGCCACGGAGTATTTTAATACTTAGGGACGACTTCCTCCccaccaaaatgcagccacctctggggcagggcggctgGGGAACAGCCGCATGACAACGCTGCAGCAACTTAGGATGGGCCCTGGCGGGAGCGGGATCCTGTATCTGATTTTAGGGAGGCCGAATGGACGTGCCTGAGTTGAGGTTCAGCCGGGACCCTCATTGTCCCCTCTGTgtcccccacccaccctcagGTGATCTGCTGTGAAGGCAACGCTGGATTCTATGAGGTCGGCTGCCTACCCACCCCCCTAGATGGTACGATCCAGAATCACTGGTGATCTCCTCCCCCTTTCCACTTTGGTAGAATCCAATCCCTTTGGCAGGAATGGGGCACAGCTCTGCTTGGACCAGTCCACTTCTATGCATTGGGGGGTGCACTGCTTTTGGACCAATCTACCTGCTCTGGATGGGGATGAAGGCTGAGGTGTCTCCCGTTGGATTAGTCCATTCCTGTGCTTTGGGATAGGGAGTTGGGGTGAAGGCCCTTTGGACCCACCCACTTTTTCTGTATGTGGGGAGACAGGTTAGGGCAGCCCCATTTGGGCCAATCCACTTTTCCTTGGGATGCTCCTGGTTGGACTAACCCATATCGCTgtgcaggatggggggggggggggcaggaatcaGGTAACCTTTCTTTGGCCCAGTCCATTTCTCTGCATGGGATGGGGGTTCATTGGGAAGGATCCATTTCTATTTGGGAAGAGGATTGGGGCCACCACCCTTCCATCTGCCCTGGGCACTCCAGTTTGGGGGACATGGGTTGTCCTAAACTCCAGGATACCAGGGGTGAGTTGTGCCCCCCATACTCAGCAGTGGAactgcccatcagctccccacacaTTGTTGCAACTGAGGTTCTGTCCCTGCTGCGCTTGGCCCCACGTTAACCCCCATCcctgcttctccctcccagccGGCTACTCGGTGCTCGGATGGAACCACCCCGGCTTCGCTGGCAGCACGGTGAGTCCCAGGGTCCCCAGGggtgggagagaacccaggagtcctggctcccagcccccctgctctaaccactagatccccctcccctcccagagctggggagagaacccaggaatctggGCTCCCAACACCCCCGCTCTCCCCCGCAGGGCATCCCCCTGCCGCAGAACGAGGCCAACGCCATGGACGTGGTGATGCAATACGCCATCCACCGGCTGGGTTTCCTGCCCGAGGACATCGTGGTGTACGCCTGGTCCATCGGGGGCTTCACAGGTAccggggggagcggggaggggggtaGGAGCTATGGGGCTaggttgggggggaagggagcaaaTACAGGGGGAGGGTCGGAAGGGGGGACAGATCCAAGcgctgccccaggcagggggctgatcacccccaccccaccgccgCTGACGCCCTCTCTCCTGCAGCCACGTGGGCGGCCATGTCGTACCCGGACATCAGCGCCCTGGTGCTGGACGCCTCCTTCGACGACCTGATCCCCCTGGCGCTCAAGGTCATGCCAGAGAGCTGCAGTAAGTGaccccccccttctcctctgccTGTGTGGTTCAGCCCttttacaccccccccccttcccctctgcccgtGTGGTTCAGtccttccccctcctcaccccacccatgTGGTTCGGCCCCTGCCCTCAGACACATGGACTAGTCTGAGAACCCACCGGCCTATCCCATCTCACAGCTCCCCCACTTTCCGACCCCCCAGCAGGTCATATGACCCCACCCAGCCACTCAGAATTCCCCCCTGAGCCATGACATTCTGGAGCGTCCCATGTGGGGCGGCGGTAGGGGTGGGCAAACGCAATTGGCTGCGGAAACGGAGGACGCTTCCATTATCAGCGGGTAGGCGGGGGTTAGCTTCCTCTCCCCGGTGAGAGGTTCCATTAGCTGTTTGTGCGGGGGATTAATTTCCTCCCCTTGTGGAAAATGGGTCAGTCCGCTGTTAATACAACCGTCCCTGTTGCAACCAGTGTTGGATCCTGCACCTGGCGCGAGGCGTGAACcgggctgggtggccagagagcagctcCCAGCCTCTGGCTGCATCTGTCGCTCGTTAGTGACGAGCCTCTTTTAACCTAACGAGGCAACACACAGTCACTGTTGCCACTGATGTTCTATGTCGCACCTGCCTGGTGGCACAATGTGGGGCTAGATGGCGCCGATCTCTCCAGCAGGTGgggtggcctagtggatagagcgtTGCACTCTGGGACCTGGGGTTTATTTCCGGCTttccctggcctgctgggtgacgtCACCAttccgtgactcagtttccctatctgtaaaatggagctgatGGGGACTGGCTTCCTTCATAAAGCTCTTTGAGACCCTGCAAATGGGCTGTGGAAGACCTGGGCTGTGTCGCCTGCCGCGAGTTAGCCAGCGCTGGCACCGTGTCACCGTTGCAACCAATGTTCTGTACGGCCCTAGGTAGCTTCAGTCCTGCTCGTTCCTTAGAAACCTGTTTATTAAGTGTGGTGGTGACGAAACTCCCCCGGGTGTTTCTGCGGCTGGGGCGTACTTGACTCTCAACGATGTTGTTTTTGAGTTCTAATTCCTCTGAAACCTGCGTGTCCTAGGAGGGCTGGTCACCAGGACGGTGAGGCAATACCTGAACTTGAACAACGGCGAGCAGCTTTGCAGgtacaaagggaaactgaggcgcggagagctggggaaagttgAGACCTGACAAATGTCGGGTTCGCAGGGTGGCGCTCTGCAGGCGTTTGGCTTGGAAAAACCCAGCCCCGGGGTGTGGGTGTGAAACCTGATCTCTGGGCCCAGGCCTGCTAAACCTTACTGCTAACCTGTGGAACTGCCTGCCACGTTATTTCATGCATATTCCTGCCTAAATCCTTTCTTCCCCTAATCCCGCCAAATTCATATCCTGCGGCAGCTGGCTCCATAGCCCAGTGAAAGCCAATGGGGACGTCTAAATCTCTCCCTCTGTCCTGGCCTCTAGTATCAAGTGACAGGTTGATCAGGACAATATCATGGGATGGGGAGTTCCGCAGGTTAACGTTATCCCTTCTTGAACCCATCCACAATCTTGGCCCTCAGGACTAACCCTCGGGACTACTTGCCGCTGGTGAAGTCTCTCCtcttggctgggggagggggtgttaatTCACTGTCACCCCCGCACCCACCCCACCCGGACAGGCGGCCTTGCTTGGGAGTTTATTTCTCTTTCTTTGGTTCCCAAGATACCAGGGGCCCGTGTTGCTGGTCAGAAGAACGAAGGATGAAATTATCACAACCACGTGAGTGAGGGATGTgggggtctagtgattagagcggGAGGAGACGGAGgcgggagccaggattcctgggttccatccctgacacaggaagggaagtggggtctagtgggtttgGGGGAGTGGATTCTGGAGTTCGTGTGCCATATAAAGAATTCAGAGAACCATCAAACTCATGTCAGTGAAGAGTCTGGAAaatacccttaactctgccccctgttTGGTGTGCCGCAGGGTCCCGGAAGATATCATGTCAAACAGGGGGAATGACCTGCTGCTGAAACTCCTCCAGCACCGGTGagttgggggagcccagggctgggatcgcagggggctgcgggttgggagtgaggggcaccagcgtgtctcaccccacccccccccacccccccgttccAGGTACCCCAAGGTGATGGCCGAGGAGGGGCTGCGAGTCGTCCGGGAATGGCTAGAAGCTTCTAATGCTGTGGAGGAAGGTAaatgctctaacccaccagcccccactcccctcccagagctgggagagaacccaggcgtcctgccccgcccccccagccccgctctaaCCGGCCCCTCCCCGCAGCCTCGGTGTACAGCTCCTACGAGGTGGACGAGGACTGGTGCCTGTCCGTGCTGAGCTCCTACCAGGCCGAGCGCGGCGGCCACTTCCCATGGAGCGTGGGTGAGTGTGGGGCGGCCGTGGGGGCGGCCGGTGGGATGCCGGGGCTGCAGCTCCGGCCAATCAGCTCGGCACGGGCGGGAGGATCGCTGGGCTGAGAACCGGCCCGTGCGGGTGCTGGGGATCGGCCCCTttgggggggtggctggggcgggGCTCGTTTGGGGTGGCAGCGGCCAATGAGGctgtttggggtggggagtggaggggaatcagcggggtgggggcggggtcgGTCTCTGCCTCACCTTTGACTTTCTGCCTTCCCCCAGGGGAGGACATGACGCCCGAGGGGCGACGGCAGCTGGCCCTGTTCCTGGTGAGTGCACCCCGATAGCCCCTCCCTCCCGgggtgcgggggcagggcctggagccaggactcctgggttctctccccggctctgggaggggagtgggggctggtggttagagcaaggcggggctgggagccaggactcctgggttctctcccggctctgggaggggcgttggggttagtggttagagcgggggggaggggggctggcagccaggactcctgggttctctccccggctctgggaggggagcgggggctggtggttagagcagggtggggttgggagcccgcactccggggtgctctccctggcgctgggaggaagtggggttagtggttagagcgggggaagggggctgggagcgagggctcctgggttctctccccggctagtggccacagcaggggctggggcgtccctccctgcccccgtcaCTGATTCCCtccctcttctctgccccccaggcccgGAAGCACCTGCGGAACTTCGAGGCGACACActgcaccccactgccccccccagccttCCGTTTGCCCTGGCACTTGTAGCCGGGGGCCCCCCCGTCATGCCCATCGATTGCACTGACACCCCCCCCGTCGGTCTGTTTTATATGGAGCCGGgtgcccccctccctgctgtgtgacccgccccccccgcctgccgcacGCTGTAAATCCGCCCCCAAACCCGGGGGCCCCCCGAGCTGGAGAAATGAACAGTAAAGAAGGTATTTTTTGTACTTCGGGTCTGTGTGTCTGCGgcgatgcagccagctctggggggcagcccCCCGTGCCTGAATCCTCAGCCCGGCCAGCAGGGGGCCCTGACCCACAGTGGCTCCGctttcctccagcagggggcagccccTCGTTCCCAGGCCTGCGGGGTGGCGGCTCTGGCGCCCTGGGGTGGGCGGAGACGGGGAGAGGTCGATGCCTAACGTTCAGCGCGGCCGTGGGGCCAGATGCTCTCCCAGGGCGGCTGGACCTGTCCCATGGGGCCTCTGCTCCGCTATGGGTGCTGAGCCCCCTCCGCCGGGGGTCGCCCACTGACGCCCCTCGTTAGCTGGCGGAGCTGCCTCCCGCACCAAGGCCTTAATGAACCTGTGGGCTCCTGAGCACCAGGCTCTGATCAAACCAGGCTCCCCTGTGACGGGTCGTTAACCTGGGGAACTCGCTGCCACTGGCCGCAGCCGGGGATTAGAACCCCGCCGGCGTCAGCGCTGGTCTCCGGAGACGGGCGGGCGCCTCGTTCCCCTGCCCCACAATCAAAGGACGGGCTGCTGGGGCAGCTGTCAAACTcgctgcagggcaggagcagctggggcggggggggggggcagctcagcGGGGGGGCGTCCGCAGGCACGAACGGCGGGGCGCGGCCATCGGTAGGTTTCAGAGTGAACGCTGTAGGGCCCGGCTGGCTCAGGCTCCCGGCAGACCCGGGCGCGGCTGGCCCGGGGGAAGTCTGGGCTGCCGTGATAAGGGCCCCGGCCCCTGACTCAGC
This DNA window, taken from Mauremys reevesii isolate NIE-2019 unplaced genomic scaffold, ASM1616193v1 Contig1, whole genome shotgun sequence, encodes the following:
- the ABHD16A gene encoding phosphatidylserine lipase ABHD16A codes for the protein MAKLLSCVLGPRLYRVYRDREPARPSRDGDEAAEGAQDGSWESYYQPRTLEKHADSILALASVLWSISYYTSPLAMFYLYRKGYLTMSKVVPFSHYAGTMLLLLAGVACLRGIGRWTNPQYIQFITILEDSHRIGTPEIKKKLASYNFDFRSWPVDFRWDEVTSRSDSRGVSLLRPEPKHRSAANGFLHAIKKLPCQIASYIVAHTFGRRMLYPGSVYLLQKAVMPMLLQGQARLVEEYNGKRAKLLACDGNEIDTMFVDRRESSEPHGKKLVICCEGNAGFYEVGCLPTPLDAGYSVLGWNHPGFAGSTGIPLPQNEANAMDVVMQYAIHRLGFLPEDIVVYAWSIGGFTATWAAMSYPDISALVLDASFDDLIPLALKVMPESCRGLVTRTVRQYLNLNNGEQLCRYQGPVLLVRRTKDEIITTTVPEDIMSNRGNDLLLKLLQHRYPKVMAEEGLRVVREWLEASNAVEEASVYSSYEVDEDWCLSVLSSYQAERGGHFPWSVGEDMTPEGRRQLALFLARKHLRNFEATHCTPLPPPAFRLPWHL